In the Vibrio gigantis genome, one interval contains:
- a CDS encoding flagellin has product MAINVSTNVSAMTAQRYLNSAAEGTQKSMERLSSGYKINSAKDDAAGLQISNRLTSQSRGLDMAVKNANDGISIAQTAEGAMNESTNILQRMRDLSLQSSNGSNSKSERVAIQEEVSALNTELNRIAETTSFGGNKLLNGTYGSQSFQIGADSGEAVMLSMGNMRTDTQDMGGKSYTVEEGKDASWRVAAGSDLTIKYNDKFGEAQELSISAKEGNDIEELATYINGQSEDVKASVGEGGKLQLFASSQKVEGEVEFGGSLAGELGIGGGKDVTVNDIDVTSVAGANEAVSIIDGALKSVDSQRASLGAFQNRFDHAISNLDNINENVNASKSRIKDTDYAKETTAMTKSQILQQASTSILAQAKQSPSAALSLLG; this is encoded by the coding sequence ATGGCGATTAATGTAAGCACAAATGTGTCTGCAATGACGGCTCAACGCTACCTAAATAGCGCGGCTGAAGGTACTCAAAAATCAATGGAGCGTTTGTCTTCTGGCTATAAAATCAATAGCGCAAAAGATGATGCTGCTGGCCTACAAATCTCTAACCGCTTAACGTCGCAAAGTCGTGGCCTTGATATGGCTGTGAAAAACGCGAATGACGGGATCTCTATTGCACAGACTGCTGAAGGTGCAATGAATGAGTCAACCAACATTCTGCAACGTATGCGTGACCTTTCTCTTCAATCTTCAAACGGTTCGAACAGCAAATCTGAACGTGTTGCGATCCAAGAAGAAGTATCTGCTCTAAACACAGAACTTAACCGTATTGCTGAGACGACCTCTTTTGGTGGTAATAAGCTTCTTAACGGTACTTACGGTAGTCAATCTTTCCAAATCGGTGCTGACTCAGGTGAAGCAGTAATGCTTTCTATGGGTAACATGCGTACTGATACTCAGGATATGGGTGGTAAAAGCTATACTGTTGAAGAAGGTAAAGACGCTTCTTGGCGTGTTGCTGCAGGATCTGACTTAACGATCAAGTACAACGATAAGTTTGGTGAAGCGCAGGAGTTGTCTATTTCTGCGAAAGAAGGCAACGACATCGAAGAGCTAGCAACTTACATCAATGGTCAAAGCGAAGACGTTAAAGCGTCTGTAGGCGAAGGCGGTAAACTGCAACTTTTCGCTTCAAGTCAAAAAGTTGAAGGTGAAGTTGAGTTTGGTGGCAGCCTTGCGGGCGAACTAGGTATCGGTGGTGGTAAAGACGTTACTGTTAACGACATCGATGTAACATCGGTTGCTGGTGCAAACGAAGCGGTATCTATCATTGATGGCGCTCTAAAATCAGTGGATAGCCAACGTGCTTCTCTTGGTGCTTTCCAAAACCGTTTTGACCACGCAATCAGCAACTTAGATAACATCAACGAAAATGTTAATGCATCTAAGAGCCGTATTAAAGATACCGATTACGCGAAAGAAACAACGGCAATGACGAAGTCTCAAATCTTACAACAGGCGAGTACTTCTATCCTAGCTCAAGCAAAACAATCACCATCAGCAGCTCTAAGCTTATTGGGCTAA
- the flaG gene encoding flagellar protein FlaG, producing the protein MDISSNASNIQPYGSPNGIKIASDEGSSASSISRLKEATPYDKVEKSKEEATEAAIQLAQHRQELNDEERVKMVEKVNEFVSSLNKGVAFKVDEESGRDVVTIYETTTGDIIRQIPDEEMLEILRRLAAQNSNSRIFEVKV; encoded by the coding sequence ATGGACATATCATCCAACGCATCGAACATCCAGCCTTACGGCTCACCTAATGGCATTAAAATTGCAAGCGATGAAGGTAGTAGTGCGTCGAGTATATCGCGCCTGAAAGAAGCAACACCTTATGACAAGGTAGAGAAATCGAAAGAGGAAGCTACCGAAGCGGCGATTCAATTAGCTCAGCATAGACAAGAGCTAAATGATGAAGAGCGAGTCAAGATGGTGGAGAAGGTGAACGAGTTCGTTTCCTCTCTCAATAAGGGTGTTGCCTTTAAGGTCGATGAAGAGTCAGGTAGGGATGTGGTCACCATTTATGAGACCACAACCGGTGATATTATTCGTCAGATCCCTGATGAAGAAATGCTTGAAATTCTAAGACGCCTAGCAGCCCAAAACTCGAATAGTAGAATATTTGAGGTGAAGGTTTAA
- the fliD gene encoding flagellar filament capping protein FliD, whose protein sequence is MSFGPMGISSGMDINSMVSKIVDSERVPKQQRIDNERTRIDTSISAYGRLRESLDSMKNLMTNFRQEKAFAVRTVESTDEALVSATATTEAIAGKYAIDVLQLAQSHKVASDVLSEDMKFGPGKLQVSLGDDSFDVQVGDRSKLIDIVRSINGADSNPGVRASVINDVEGPRLIVASNQSGSDQQISINVESDSANPLKKLEYKTLEERVKALEKARLAAQDVLALTPAGKAAQLVDDAISNDDPNASEALDEDGNVIPASQTDSTSVADEDSQSLSYGEQAAADGQAALDAAKAAKSVMPEDNIPGWTETASGTLLDSYYTPELELDEKAIEKAPDVPGWSNAASGTLTDSYVTPKEAQQKLEAEQARIEEKISQEKAELAEKVQKGELTAEQAKKIERAKLEPEEREHLEKVDKAQADLEQAQQAFDTYSGMTEVQAGQDSMVVLDGVAQLSSNNNVIEDAVEGIDITVKGKTPKDKPPAEIGVEYDRNSVRQDIEAFVNSYNQFYQVSKNLAGVDPTTGQKGPLSGDSTVRNADSRLKGVFSSSIEGAPENLKSLTEFGITTTRQGSLEINYDMLDRQLNNNFDKLGEFFGGNNGFAKKVEDAIQGITGITGSIRTREKSLVEQNYRLADDQSALDRRMDSLESRTHSKFTAMQDATSKMQSQLGSMMNALG, encoded by the coding sequence ATGAGTTTTGGCCCAATGGGGATTTCGTCTGGCATGGATATCAATTCCATGGTCAGCAAAATTGTTGATTCGGAGCGTGTACCTAAACAGCAACGAATCGACAATGAACGAACGCGAATCGATACCAGCATTAGTGCCTATGGAAGACTCAGAGAATCCCTTGATTCGATGAAAAACCTGATGACAAACTTTCGTCAGGAAAAAGCTTTTGCTGTGCGAACAGTGGAAAGTACCGATGAGGCTCTTGTCTCTGCGACGGCGACTACCGAAGCGATCGCTGGCAAATATGCCATCGATGTGTTGCAGCTTGCCCAAAGCCATAAAGTGGCTTCTGATGTGCTATCAGAGGACATGAAATTTGGCCCAGGTAAGCTGCAGGTTTCGCTTGGCGATGACAGCTTTGATGTACAAGTTGGCGATAGATCGAAACTTATCGATATCGTTCGCAGCATAAACGGTGCAGATAGCAACCCTGGTGTTCGCGCATCTGTTATCAATGATGTTGAAGGCCCACGACTTATCGTTGCCTCGAACCAGTCTGGTTCAGATCAGCAGATCAGCATCAACGTTGAGTCTGATTCTGCCAATCCCCTAAAAAAACTCGAATACAAAACTCTTGAAGAGCGCGTTAAAGCGCTAGAGAAAGCGCGCCTTGCCGCTCAAGACGTTCTTGCTCTAACTCCTGCAGGAAAAGCTGCGCAACTTGTTGATGACGCGATCTCGAACGACGATCCTAATGCGAGTGAAGCACTCGATGAAGACGGCAATGTCATCCCTGCATCCCAAACTGATTCTACCTCCGTTGCTGACGAAGACTCTCAAAGTCTTAGCTACGGAGAACAAGCCGCCGCCGACGGCCAAGCTGCTCTTGATGCAGCTAAAGCGGCAAAATCTGTCATGCCTGAAGACAATATCCCAGGTTGGACGGAAACTGCCTCTGGTACGCTTCTTGACTCTTACTACACACCAGAACTTGAGCTTGATGAAAAAGCGATAGAGAAGGCACCTGATGTACCGGGATGGTCAAATGCTGCCTCAGGTACGTTGACGGATTCCTACGTGACGCCAAAAGAAGCCCAGCAAAAGCTTGAGGCGGAACAAGCTCGTATCGAAGAAAAGATTTCACAAGAAAAAGCAGAGCTAGCTGAGAAAGTTCAAAAAGGCGAATTGACCGCTGAGCAAGCCAAAAAGATTGAACGTGCTAAGTTAGAACCCGAAGAGCGTGAGCATTTGGAGAAGGTCGACAAAGCACAAGCTGACCTTGAACAAGCACAACAGGCTTTTGACACTTATAGCGGTATGACGGAAGTTCAGGCCGGACAAGATTCGATGGTCGTTTTAGACGGTGTGGCGCAGCTCTCTAGTAACAATAACGTGATTGAAGATGCTGTTGAAGGCATTGATATTACGGTGAAAGGAAAGACACCAAAAGATAAGCCGCCAGCAGAAATTGGTGTGGAGTATGACCGTAATAGCGTTCGCCAAGACATTGAAGCTTTTGTTAATTCTTACAATCAGTTTTACCAAGTGTCTAAAAATTTGGCGGGTGTTGACCCAACGACTGGCCAAAAAGGGCCGCTGTCTGGGGACAGTACCGTGCGTAATGCTGACTCACGATTAAAAGGTGTATTCTCATCAAGCATTGAAGGTGCGCCTGAGAACCTTAAGTCTTTGACTGAATTTGGTATCACCACCACAAGACAAGGCTCGCTAGAAATCAACTACGACATGCTTGACCGTCAACTTAACAATAACTTCGATAAGTTAGGTGAGTTCTTTGGCGGTAATAACGGCTTCGCCAAAAAAGTAGAAGATGCAATTCAAGGTATCACAGGTATCACAGGCTCAATTCGTACTAGAGAAAAGAGCTTAGTCGAGCAGAATTACCGCCTAGCAGATGACCAAAGCGCGCTTGATCGCCGCATGGATAGCCTTGAGAGCCGTACACACTCAAAGTTCACTGCCATGCAAGATGCGACCAGTAAGATGCAATCTCAGTTGGGTAGCATGATGAATGCGTTGGGCTAA
- a CDS encoding flagellar protein FliT, producing the protein MNSQLQELCELDQLIISKLEFSEINAEEITQLVDNREQLLQNVLQIIDSHPNVKQSSEWFEAITRTRKLVELMQSETSRVGKTLHKYRHGAKSVQQYKKFL; encoded by the coding sequence ATGAATAGCCAGTTGCAAGAGCTTTGTGAACTCGATCAATTAATTATCTCTAAGCTTGAATTTAGTGAAATTAATGCTGAAGAAATAACGCAGCTTGTCGATAACAGAGAACAGTTATTGCAAAACGTGCTTCAAATAATCGACTCACATCCCAACGTTAAGCAAAGTTCTGAATGGTTTGAAGCCATTACCAGAACCAGAAAATTAGTCGAATTGATGCAGTCTGAGACGAGTCGAGTAGGTAAGACCCTGCATAAGTATCGTCACGGCGCTAAATCAGTTCAACAATACAAAAAGTTTTTATAG